From one Geoalkalibacter halelectricus genomic stretch:
- a CDS encoding threonyl-tRNA synthetase editing domain-containing protein, producing MKLLMIYTEHFAYQPAVKTLENEPDCTQGDRIDAALIGFIHAEACDEEDLGRVETRLIKNLKWGARKNDTRCIVLHSFSHLAETKASADFTRELLNRAEQRLRSAGYEVRQTPFGYFLDLDLKAPGRSSARIFASF from the coding sequence ATGAAACTGCTGATGATCTACACCGAGCATTTCGCGTATCAGCCTGCCGTCAAAACCCTGGAGAACGAGCCGGACTGCACCCAGGGAGATCGGATCGACGCCGCCCTGATCGGCTTCATTCACGCCGAAGCCTGCGATGAAGAGGATCTGGGCCGGGTGGAAACGCGCCTGATCAAAAACCTCAAGTGGGGCGCGCGCAAGAACGACACGCGATGCATCGTGCTGCATTCCTTTTCCCATCTCGCCGAGACCAAGGCGTCTGCCGACTTTACGCGTGAGCTTCTCAACCGCGCCGAGCAGCGCCTGCGCAGCGCCGGCTACGAAGTCCGACAGACCCCTTTCGGCTATTTCCTCGATCTCGACCTCAAGGCCCCTGGCCGTTCCTCCGCGCGGATTTTCGCGTCCTTCTGA